Within the Pseudomonas oryzae genome, the region GGTGGCCCGCCAGCTCGGCACCCTCGACTACTCGCCGGGCTTCCAGTACGGCCATCCGCTGTCGTTCCGGCTGGCCGAGCAGATCGCCGAGCTGACTCCGGGCGAGCTGAACCACGTGTTCTTCACCGGCTCCGGCTCCGAGTGCTGCGATACGGCAGTGAAGATGGCCAAGGCCTACTGGCGCCTGAAGGGCCAGCCGAGCAAGACCAGGTTCATCGGCCGCGCGCGCGGCTACCACGGCGTGAACATCGCCGGCACCAGCCTCGGCGGCATCGGCGGCAACCGCAAGATGTACGGCCAGCTGATGGACGCCGACCACCTGCCGCACACCCTGCAGGCGGAACTGGCCTTCACCAGGGGCGCGGCGGAAACCGGCGGCGTGGCGCTGGCCAACGAGCTGCTCAAGCTGATCGAGCTGCACGACGCCTCCAACATCGCCGCGGTGATCGTCGAGCCGATGTCCGGCTCGGCCGGGGTCATCGTGCCGCCCCAGGGCTACCTGCAGCGCCTGCGCGAGATCTGCGATCAGCACAACATCCTGCTGATCTTCGACGAGGTGATCACCGCCTTCGGCCGCATGGGCAAGTGGACCGGCGCCGAGTACTTCGGCGTGACCCCGGACCTGATGAACGTCGCCAAGCAGATCACCAACGGCGCCATCCCGATGGGCGCGGTGGTCGCCAGCCGCGAGATCTACGCCACCTTCATGCAGCAGGCCAGCCCCGAGTACGCGGTGGAGTTCACCCACGGCTACACCTACTCGGCGCACCCGGTGGCCTGCGCCGCCGGCCTCGCCACCCTGGAGCTGCTGAAGAAGGAACACCTGGTCGAGCAGGCCGCCGAACTGGCGCCCTACTTCGAACAGGCGCTGCACGGCCTGAAGGGCGCCAGGCACGTCATCGACATCCGCAACTGCGGCCTGGCCGGCGCCCTGCAGCTCGCCCCGCGCGACGGCGACGCCATCGTCCGTCCGTTCGAGGCCGGCATGGCGCTGTGGAAGGCCGGTTTCTACGTGCGCTTCGGCGGCGACACCCTGCAGTTCGGCCCGACCTTCAACGCCAGGCCGGAAGACCTCGACCGCCTGTTCGATGCGGTCGGCCAGGCCCTCAACGGCGTCGCCTGATCGCCGCGCGTCCCGACACCCCAATCCCTTTCGTCCCGCCTGCGCGGCGGGGCATGTCGAGCCAAGGAAAACCAGATGAGCCTGATCCCCCACCTGATCAACGGCGAGCGCACCGCCAGCCAGGGCCGCGCGGCCGACGTGTTCAACCCCTCCACCGGCAGCGTCAGCGGCCAGGTCGCCCTCGCCGACCGCGCCACCGTGCAGCTCGCCATCGACGCGGCCAGGGCCGCCTTCCCGGCCTGGCGCAACACCCCGCCGGCCAAGCGCGCCCAGGTGATGTTCCGCTTCAAGCAGCTGCTCGAGCAGCACGAGGCCGAGATCGCGGCGCTGATCAGCGCCGAGCACGGCAAGACCCTCGAGGACGCCGCCGGCGAGCTCAGGCGCGGCATCGAGAACGTCGAGTTCGCCTGCGCCGCTCCGGAAATCCTCAAGGGCGAGTACAACCGCAATGTCGGCCCGAACATCGACGCCTGGAGCGACTTCCAGCCGCTGGGCGTGGTCGCCGGCATCACCCCGTTCAACTTCCCGGCCATGGTGCCGCTGTGGATGTATCCGCTGGCCATCGTCTGCGGCAACTGCTTCATCCTCAAGCCCTCCGAGCGCGACCCGAGCTCCACCCTGTTCATTGCCGAGCTGCTGCAGCAGGCCGGCCTGCCGAGCGGCGTGCTCAACGTGGTGCACGGCGACAAGGAGGCGGTGGACGCGCTGATCGAGGCGCCGGAAGTCAAGGCGCTGAGCTTCGTCGGCTCGACGCCGATCGCCGAGTACATCTATGCCGAAGGCAGCAAGCGCGGCAAGCGCGTGCAGGCGCTCGGCGGGGCGAAGAACCACGCGGTGCTGATGCCCGACGCCGATCTCGACAACGCGGTCAGCGCGCTGATGGGCGCCGCCTACGGTTCCTGCGGCGAGCGCTGCATGGCCATCTCGGTGGCTGTGTGCGTGGGCGACCAGGTCGC harbors:
- a CDS encoding aspartate aminotransferase family protein, which codes for MSLAEQLKLDAHWMPFSANRNFQRDPRLIVGAEGSWLVDSDGRRVYDSLSGLWTCGAGHSRKEIQEAVARQLGTLDYSPGFQYGHPLSFRLAEQIAELTPGELNHVFFTGSGSECCDTAVKMAKAYWRLKGQPSKTRFIGRARGYHGVNIAGTSLGGIGGNRKMYGQLMDADHLPHTLQAELAFTRGAAETGGVALANELLKLIELHDASNIAAVIVEPMSGSAGVIVPPQGYLQRLREICDQHNILLIFDEVITAFGRMGKWTGAEYFGVTPDLMNVAKQITNGAIPMGAVVASREIYATFMQQASPEYAVEFTHGYTYSAHPVACAAGLATLELLKKEHLVEQAAELAPYFEQALHGLKGARHVIDIRNCGLAGALQLAPRDGDAIVRPFEAGMALWKAGFYVRFGGDTLQFGPTFNARPEDLDRLFDAVGQALNGVA
- a CDS encoding CoA-acylating methylmalonate-semialdehyde dehydrogenase, with the protein product MSLIPHLINGERTASQGRAADVFNPSTGSVSGQVALADRATVQLAIDAARAAFPAWRNTPPAKRAQVMFRFKQLLEQHEAEIAALISAEHGKTLEDAAGELRRGIENVEFACAAPEILKGEYNRNVGPNIDAWSDFQPLGVVAGITPFNFPAMVPLWMYPLAIVCGNCFILKPSERDPSSTLFIAELLQQAGLPSGVLNVVHGDKEAVDALIEAPEVKALSFVGSTPIAEYIYAEGSKRGKRVQALGGAKNHAVLMPDADLDNAVSALMGAAYGSCGERCMAISVAVCVGDQVADALIDKLVPQIQALKIGAGTSCGLDMGPLVTAAARDKVVGYIDDGVAAGAELVVDGRGYRVAGNEDGYFVGGTLFDRVTPDMRIYQEEIFGPVLCVVRVNSLEQAMQLINDHEYGNGTCIFTRDGEAARLFCDEIEVGMVGVNVPLPVPAAYHSFGGWKRSLFGDLHAYGPDGVRFYTRRKAITQRWPQRASHEAAQFAFPSNG